The following are from one region of the Mycolicibacterium diernhoferi genome:
- a CDS encoding glycosyltransferase family 4 protein, which translates to MNVNPMVVHVAESFASGTASAIADFVRNYPDAEHHLVYSLRAEAVVAPTEFDGFTSAIEMPAGTVARIRFLRDRLRSMEHAADGVVIVHAHSSKAGGYVRMAVRRSRRRPLLYTPHCYAFERQDVSWPVRQAFRALEWVLSFNTTAVGACSPREARLSRWAASSPRVVTVPNVQPPDLPKAEPSGQNRRLRVVGNGRLGPQKDPEFFARAFAAAVASHPDIEGVWIGGGENQYIDMLHEAGVEVTGWLPRQEALDIMATCDLYLHTALWEGFPISIMEAAGMGMPVVSRRRPYLAGVDMPVIIDAPEDLTAAVGELLDVKRLDRARRDTVAALSRNSDSHQAEALEQLYGPLVGASR; encoded by the coding sequence GTGAACGTCAACCCCATGGTGGTGCACGTGGCCGAGTCCTTCGCCAGCGGTACCGCGTCCGCCATCGCGGACTTCGTGCGCAACTATCCGGACGCCGAGCATCACCTCGTGTACAGCCTGCGTGCGGAGGCCGTGGTGGCCCCGACCGAGTTCGACGGATTCACGTCCGCCATCGAGATGCCCGCGGGAACGGTGGCCCGGATCCGGTTCCTGCGCGACCGTCTGCGCAGCATGGAACATGCGGCCGACGGGGTCGTCATCGTGCACGCGCACTCCAGCAAGGCCGGCGGGTACGTCCGGATGGCGGTCCGCCGCTCGCGCCGTCGGCCGCTGTTGTACACCCCGCACTGCTACGCCTTCGAGCGGCAGGACGTGTCGTGGCCGGTTCGGCAGGCGTTCCGCGCACTGGAGTGGGTGCTGTCGTTCAATACGACGGCAGTGGGCGCCTGCTCACCCCGGGAGGCGCGACTGTCGCGCTGGGCGGCCAGCTCACCGCGGGTGGTCACCGTCCCCAACGTCCAGCCTCCGGACCTGCCCAAGGCCGAACCGTCCGGGCAGAACCGCAGACTGCGCGTCGTCGGCAACGGGCGGCTCGGGCCGCAGAAGGACCCCGAATTCTTCGCCCGGGCGTTCGCCGCGGCGGTCGCCTCCCATCCGGACATCGAAGGGGTGTGGATCGGCGGCGGCGAGAACCAGTACATCGACATGCTGCACGAGGCGGGTGTCGAGGTGACCGGATGGCTACCTCGCCAGGAGGCGCTCGACATCATGGCGACCTGTGATCTGTACCTGCACACCGCATTGTGGGAAGGCTTCCCGATCTCGATCATGGAGGCCGCCGGCATGGGTATGCCGGTGGTGTCACGGCGACGTCCCTACCTGGCCGGTGTCGACATGCCGGTGATCATCGACGCGCCCGAGGACCTGACCGCGGCGGTCGGCGAACTCCTCGACGTCAAGAGACTGGACCGGGCCCGCCGCGACACGGTGGCGGCGCTGTCCCGCAATTCCGACAGCCACCAGGCCGAGGCACTCGAGCAGCTCTACGGCCCGTTGGTCGGCGCATCTCGATGA
- a CDS encoding alpha/beta hydrolase yields MGGEHISPGRPTWFGPLETSLFGVVHTPDNGLARAGVVICPPLGKEHLDSYRGLKLLAQRLCARGFAVLRFDYAGTGDSAIEQDDPAAVARYLESIHTAVGYLRDAGVPDIALVGLRAGALLAGLAADSIDGVAALVLWDPVTDGRRYLREQRALYTMTVGDEPGAGPTQSILGCSLAVSAAERFKALKLPTAFDPGLPVLVTARPERAGDAAIAALEAAPNVAVRTVAGQAEFVEPASFVVEIPVGSLYAIAAWLDETLTASRCHVAPVVRTAATVSPGVRETLEFLGPDRLFAIRSTPTELAPDAPALLIHNTACEHRVGPGRVWVETARELAATGMTVLRYDRRGIGETGYATTDFARLHSGGAKADVVHAMDATGVPADRLMMAGVCSGAWDSAYGALTRGARSVVMVNLLTFSLRKVEVGPEELSGPQTGAAEVRAKQLIRRWLPYRLWLLIGWLGLTEVPEILLAALHRAGVSVDLVLSPEDFAWFDQQRGRRGVRRLSRRGWSERVVAADGGDHSLLQRGIQNSTRERVRAVAEREFTPLLPAHADWRTEKVACRGSQL; encoded by the coding sequence ATGGGTGGCGAGCACATATCCCCAGGTAGGCCGACGTGGTTCGGGCCGCTGGAGACCTCGCTGTTCGGCGTGGTGCACACCCCGGACAACGGGCTGGCCCGTGCCGGGGTGGTCATCTGTCCGCCACTGGGCAAGGAGCACCTCGACTCCTACCGGGGCCTCAAGTTGCTCGCCCAACGGCTGTGCGCCCGTGGCTTCGCGGTACTGCGCTTCGACTACGCCGGAACCGGTGACTCCGCCATCGAGCAGGACGACCCGGCCGCGGTCGCGCGCTACCTGGAGAGCATCCACACGGCGGTCGGCTACCTGCGCGACGCCGGTGTGCCCGACATCGCCCTCGTCGGGTTGCGCGCCGGCGCGTTGTTGGCCGGCCTCGCCGCGGACTCGATCGACGGAGTCGCCGCGCTGGTGCTGTGGGATCCGGTGACCGACGGCCGCCGGTACCTGCGTGAACAACGGGCGTTGTACACGATGACCGTTGGTGACGAGCCCGGCGCGGGACCGACCCAGTCGATTCTCGGCTGCAGTCTGGCGGTGTCTGCGGCCGAGCGGTTCAAGGCGCTCAAACTTCCGACCGCCTTCGACCCCGGGTTGCCGGTGCTCGTCACGGCGCGTCCGGAGCGGGCGGGAGATGCGGCGATCGCCGCATTGGAGGCGGCCCCCAATGTCGCCGTGCGCACGGTCGCCGGGCAGGCCGAATTCGTCGAACCCGCGTCGTTCGTCGTCGAGATCCCGGTTGGTTCGCTCTACGCCATAGCGGCGTGGCTGGACGAGACCCTGACCGCGAGCAGGTGCCACGTCGCACCGGTGGTCCGGACGGCGGCCACCGTTTCTCCCGGGGTCCGGGAAACCCTGGAATTCCTCGGCCCGGACCGGCTCTTTGCGATACGTTCCACCCCAACCGAACTCGCGCCCGACGCGCCGGCTCTGTTGATCCACAACACCGCCTGCGAGCATCGGGTGGGTCCGGGCCGGGTGTGGGTCGAGACGGCTCGGGAACTTGCCGCCACCGGTATGACGGTGCTGCGCTATGACCGTCGGGGTATCGGTGAGACCGGCTACGCCACAACCGACTTCGCCCGACTCCATTCGGGCGGCGCGAAAGCCGATGTGGTGCATGCGATGGACGCGACCGGTGTGCCCGCGGACCGGCTGATGATGGCCGGTGTCTGCTCGGGGGCCTGGGATTCGGCCTACGGGGCGTTGACCCGCGGCGCGCGCTCGGTCGTGATGGTCAACCTGCTGACGTTCTCACTGCGCAAGGTCGAGGTCGGCCCCGAGGAGCTGTCCGGCCCGCAGACCGGCGCGGCCGAGGTGCGGGCCAAGCAGCTGATCCGGCGGTGGCTCCCGTACCGGTTGTGGCTGCTGATCGGCTGGCTGGGTCTCACCGAGGTGCCGGAGATCCTGCTCGCTGCCCTGCACCGGGCCGGGGTTTCGGTGGATCTCGTGTTGTCCCCGGAGGACTTCGCCTGGTTCGACCAGCAGCGGGGCCGGCGTGGGGTCAGACGACTGTCCCGCCGGGGTTGGTCGGAGCGAGTCGTGGCCGCCGACGGCGGCGATCATTCGTTGTTGCAGCGCGGGATTCAGAACTCCACCCGGGAACGTGTGCGCGCTGTCGCAGAGCGCGAGTTCACCCCGCTGCTGCCGGCCCATGCGGACTGGCGGACCGAGAAAGTGGCGTGCAGAGGTAGCCAGTTGTGA
- a CDS encoding O-antigen ligase family protein, which produces MTAVLVLLGAAALTAALYAVYRRPQRGLLLAALLVPFHGMLLIVPNGQSFVWWKEALLAVTLLAALVTPYRRPNSGVSMPWLPIAVVFVAVGVISALLTTGFPGAVYPVKITFFYLAVVPLICWYAPMTPRDRDHLVTIIMAVSVITAVWGLVQQFVGQEFLHELGYEYNTALRTSGSFMRSFSTFVQPFPFGLYVAMAVLVGGAVALSDPGRLRNRVFLLLIPVQLAGMGMSIVRAAYLAVIVGVLWLIVHRYRHLVVGVVLAALAGGMALVYIPGQYVQSLFSSSSLGQRTSGWSKIWDAVMTNPFGAGLGSTGSAAEKLETATQNTPTAYLAMLQNLNPELAYQPDNYYVKVLIELGPIGLWAFVTLLVVVLVSTLRASRYTRGVDSAFCLGVSASIVGACLASMVSTYFEIFPMDFYFWLLISAVGCAVVQTPAGTERWNAEESDELVAA; this is translated from the coding sequence GTGACCGCTGTCCTGGTCCTGCTGGGGGCTGCGGCCCTGACCGCCGCGCTCTACGCGGTCTACCGGCGCCCGCAGCGCGGACTGCTGCTGGCCGCGCTGCTGGTCCCGTTCCACGGCATGTTGCTGATCGTGCCGAACGGGCAGTCCTTCGTGTGGTGGAAGGAAGCGCTGCTCGCGGTGACCCTGTTGGCCGCGCTGGTCACCCCGTACCGGCGCCCCAACAGCGGGGTATCGATGCCGTGGCTGCCGATCGCGGTGGTGTTCGTCGCCGTCGGTGTGATCTCGGCGTTGCTCACCACCGGTTTCCCGGGTGCGGTCTACCCGGTGAAGATCACCTTCTTCTATCTGGCGGTCGTGCCACTGATCTGCTGGTACGCCCCAATGACCCCACGGGACCGGGACCACCTGGTCACCATCATCATGGCGGTGTCGGTCATCACCGCGGTCTGGGGTCTTGTCCAGCAGTTCGTCGGGCAGGAATTCCTGCACGAACTCGGCTACGAATACAACACCGCGCTGCGCACCAGTGGTTCGTTCATGCGCAGCTTCAGCACCTTCGTCCAGCCCTTTCCGTTCGGCCTGTACGTCGCCATGGCGGTACTCGTCGGCGGCGCCGTCGCACTGTCCGACCCGGGCCGGCTGCGCAACCGGGTCTTCCTGCTGTTGATCCCGGTCCAGTTGGCGGGCATGGGCATGTCGATCGTGCGGGCCGCCTATCTCGCGGTCATCGTCGGTGTGCTGTGGCTCATCGTGCACAGGTACCGTCACCTGGTCGTCGGCGTGGTGCTGGCCGCGTTGGCAGGCGGGATGGCCTTGGTCTACATCCCGGGGCAGTACGTCCAGAGCCTGTTCTCCTCGTCCAGCCTGGGGCAGCGCACCAGCGGGTGGTCCAAGATCTGGGATGCGGTGATGACCAATCCCTTCGGTGCGGGGCTGGGCAGCACCGGCTCGGCGGCGGAGAAGTTGGAAACCGCCACCCAGAACACGCCGACCGCCTACCTGGCGATGTTGCAGAACCTCAACCCGGAACTGGCCTACCAGCCGGACAACTACTACGTGAAGGTCCTGATCGAGCTGGGGCCCATCGGCCTGTGGGCGTTCGTGACCCTGCTTGTGGTGGTGCTGGTTTCGACGTTGCGGGCGTCGCGGTACACCCGGGGCGTGGATTCGGCCTTCTGTCTGGGTGTGAGCGCGTCGATCGTCGGGGCCTGTCTCGCGTCGATGGTGAGCACCTACTTCGAGATCTTCCCGATGGACTTCTACTTCTGGCTGCTGATCTCGGCGGTCGGGTGCGCCGTGGTGCAGACCCCGGCGGGCACCGAGCGGTGGAACGCCGAGGAGTCCGATGAGTTGGTGGCGGCCTGA
- a CDS encoding flippase: MDSHREGAVLQDKPTAPSDHAAAAGRNTLALLLSRLAISVMGWAGTVLIARLLSPTDWGVFSFVFGLLGMMSIITDLGVGRVVLARLLDEDSDPETFASSFVALRAVLGLLGYGIAVGYVVLMGYSGDVIRATAIAGLVVVIATPSNALSVLYQSRMKMVTVATAEALAQLLQLGLTILAATTHPGLLIFILPAIANEIFSGVWKLVGVRRGSVGPRITRRPRLRHWREMLVEAIPLSIGLGMMTLLSKVDVLMLGKLDEFDSVGLYSVAYKFADVMSYAVVAILTPVATLLVAAWPLLHSEFRRHVRTAAITVAVLTSVAALGMWASGREIVALLYGQRFGESADAAWMLLVGAVFAALTQVVLVALISAGRHRVYPWVAFGALLLNIVLNIVLIPHFSYNGAAAATVLTEVLMFVAMWVLAARTLPVDRLLPAGKLALIAVITVAVSAATWALDGQVPWLVNAVCAVVLFLAGAFLTRVLDWRLLTKLRPRKAV, from the coding sequence ATGGACAGTCACCGCGAGGGCGCCGTGCTGCAGGACAAGCCGACCGCACCGTCCGACCATGCCGCCGCCGCCGGACGGAACACCCTGGCGCTGTTGTTGAGTCGCCTGGCCATCTCCGTGATGGGTTGGGCCGGTACGGTCCTGATCGCGCGCCTGCTGTCCCCGACGGACTGGGGTGTGTTCTCCTTCGTCTTCGGTCTGCTCGGCATGATGTCGATCATCACCGACCTCGGTGTCGGCCGCGTGGTACTGGCCCGGTTGCTCGACGAGGACTCCGATCCCGAGACGTTCGCGAGTTCGTTCGTCGCACTGAGAGCCGTGCTCGGACTACTCGGCTACGGCATCGCGGTCGGCTACGTCGTCCTGATGGGGTACTCCGGCGATGTCATCCGGGCCACCGCCATCGCCGGGCTGGTGGTGGTGATCGCCACCCCCAGCAATGCGCTGTCGGTGCTCTACCAGAGCCGGATGAAAATGGTGACGGTGGCGACCGCCGAGGCGCTCGCACAGCTGCTCCAGCTCGGGCTGACCATCCTGGCCGCGACCACCCATCCCGGATTGTTGATCTTCATCCTGCCGGCCATCGCCAACGAGATCTTCTCCGGCGTCTGGAAATTGGTCGGGGTGCGCCGCGGCTCGGTCGGCCCACGGATCACCCGCAGGCCGAGGCTTCGGCACTGGCGGGAAATGCTCGTCGAGGCGATCCCGCTGAGCATCGGGCTGGGCATGATGACGCTGCTGTCCAAGGTGGACGTGCTCATGCTGGGCAAGCTCGACGAGTTCGATTCGGTGGGGCTCTACAGCGTCGCCTACAAGTTCGCCGATGTGATGTCCTACGCCGTGGTCGCGATCCTGACCCCGGTCGCCACGCTGCTGGTGGCGGCCTGGCCGCTCCTGCACAGCGAGTTCCGCAGACACGTGCGCACCGCAGCGATCACGGTCGCGGTTCTCACATCTGTTGCCGCGTTGGGAATGTGGGCTTCCGGCCGGGAGATAGTGGCATTGCTGTACGGGCAGCGCTTCGGGGAGAGCGCCGATGCGGCCTGGATGTTATTGGTCGGTGCCGTGTTCGCCGCACTGACCCAGGTCGTCCTGGTCGCGCTGATCTCGGCGGGGCGGCATCGGGTCTACCCGTGGGTGGCCTTCGGTGCGCTGCTACTCAACATCGTCCTCAACATCGTTCTGATACCGCACTTCTCGTACAACGGCGCCGCGGCAGCCACCGTTCTCACCGAGGTTCTGATGTTCGTGGCGATGTGGGTCCTGGCCGCGCGTACGCTGCCCGTCGACCGGCTGTTACCGGCCGGGAAGCTGGCGCTGATCGCGGTCATCACGGTGGCCGTCAGCGCGGCCACCTGGGCACTGGACGGCCAGGTGCCCTGGCTGGTGAACGCCGTCTGCGCAGTCGTGTTGTTCCTGGCCGGAGCGTTTTTGACCCGCGTCCTGGACTGGCGACTGTTGACCAAGCTGCGACCGAGGAAGGCGGTATGA
- a CDS encoding glycosyltransferase family 4 protein, translated as MSVAPIVFVNRAGRFSGAEVVLLKLVQAACARGENVRVVCPNGPLADRLPRSVEHFEIDELDLGGSSGPARLRAAGTLVRRWVRAAVVIRRAADTAGPIIVNSLLALPAVRLARLPQRASWLVHDTVHEAKQRAMIRIGKPAIRRAFAVSPPTAAPVRALGLAVEVAPLGVDIPDTCATRGGRPPVVGIMALLTPWKGHRVLLRALADVPGVHCEIAGTAIEADAEYAAELRRLSETPELSGRVRFLGHVDAVTTMATWDVLVNASTSPEASPVSVLEAMSVGLPVIATDHGGSSWLLRDGAGMLVPVADVAALAETVTWAVDNPESVTEMVDVARQRIADVHDARTAYPAMLDALLDQAGDRL; from the coding sequence ATGAGTGTGGCCCCGATCGTCTTCGTGAACCGGGCCGGGCGGTTCTCCGGCGCCGAGGTGGTCCTGCTCAAGCTGGTGCAGGCCGCCTGCGCGCGCGGGGAGAACGTACGGGTCGTCTGCCCGAACGGGCCACTGGCGGACCGCCTGCCGCGATCGGTGGAGCACTTCGAGATCGACGAACTCGATCTCGGTGGTTCCTCGGGCCCCGCGCGGCTCCGGGCGGCGGGCACCCTCGTTCGCCGCTGGGTCCGGGCCGCCGTGGTGATCCGGCGCGCGGCGGACACTGCCGGCCCGATCATCGTCAACTCGCTGCTTGCGTTGCCCGCGGTACGACTGGCCCGGCTCCCGCAGCGTGCGTCCTGGCTGGTCCACGACACGGTGCACGAAGCCAAACAGCGGGCGATGATCCGGATCGGCAAGCCCGCGATCCGGCGCGCCTTCGCGGTGTCGCCTCCGACGGCGGCGCCGGTGCGGGCGCTCGGACTCGCCGTGGAGGTCGCGCCGCTCGGCGTCGACATCCCCGACACCTGCGCCACGCGCGGCGGGCGGCCGCCGGTGGTGGGCATCATGGCTCTGCTGACGCCGTGGAAGGGGCACCGCGTGCTGCTCCGCGCGCTGGCCGACGTTCCCGGCGTGCACTGTGAGATCGCCGGCACCGCAATCGAAGCCGACGCGGAGTACGCCGCGGAACTGCGGCGGCTGTCCGAGACCCCGGAGCTGTCCGGCCGGGTGCGCTTCCTCGGGCACGTCGACGCGGTGACCACCATGGCGACCTGGGATGTTCTGGTCAATGCCAGCACCTCCCCGGAAGCCAGTCCGGTGTCGGTACTGGAGGCCATGAGTGTGGGCCTGCCGGTCATCGCCACCGATCACGGCGGATCCTCGTGGCTGTTGCGGGACGGCGCGGGAATGCTGGTACCCGTGGCCGACGTCGCTGCGCTGGCCGAGACGGTCACTTGGGCGGTGGACAATCCGGAATCGGTGACCGAGATGGTCGACGTTGCGCGCCAACGGATCGCGGACGTACACGACGCCAGGACCGCCTATCCGGCCATGCTGGATGCGCTGCTGGATCAGGCGGGGGATCGGCTGTAG
- a CDS encoding cellulase family glycosylhydrolase codes for MTASPRPTAHCPTDIGIAPAWILRASDADLERDMVAARDAGATRFRFDVDWSLVEPERGQFNWAPIDRMVRAVTSHGMRPLGVLAYTPGWARVAGAVDRPGAPASHYPPAKPADFAAFAKSAATRYADVITDWEIWNEPNRSSFWSPAPDAGAYTKLLIAASEAIRAVQSGANIIAGALAPGENHADGEIDPITFAQRIYDGGGRRAFNTMSIHPYTYPWMPTDPATTNWSTFQKIPRLHDLMVSKGDRTKPIWITEFGAPTGSDSTSMSRAAQADYLTSGISAARKLGYVPVILIYSIRDSGTDPRDPEHNFGLLTEDFEPKPGYRAVQRLTDSEIC; via the coding sequence GTGACCGCGTCCCCGCGTCCGACGGCGCACTGCCCGACCGACATCGGCATCGCCCCCGCCTGGATTCTGCGCGCCTCTGATGCCGACCTCGAACGCGATATGGTCGCAGCGCGCGACGCGGGCGCGACGCGCTTCCGCTTCGATGTGGACTGGTCGCTGGTCGAACCCGAACGCGGCCAATTCAATTGGGCGCCGATCGACCGAATGGTGCGGGCGGTCACCAGCCACGGCATGCGGCCCCTCGGCGTGCTGGCCTATACGCCGGGGTGGGCGCGGGTCGCCGGGGCCGTGGACCGGCCCGGCGCCCCCGCGAGTCACTATCCGCCCGCCAAGCCGGCGGACTTCGCGGCGTTCGCCAAGTCCGCCGCGACCCGCTACGCGGATGTGATCACCGACTGGGAGATCTGGAACGAGCCGAACCGCTCTAGTTTCTGGTCGCCGGCCCCGGACGCCGGCGCCTATACGAAGCTGCTCATCGCGGCGTCGGAGGCGATCCGGGCGGTGCAGTCGGGGGCCAACATCATCGCCGGGGCGCTGGCACCGGGGGAGAACCATGCCGACGGCGAGATCGACCCGATCACCTTCGCACAACGCATATACGACGGCGGCGGGCGGCGCGCGTTCAACACCATGTCCATCCACCCCTACACCTATCCGTGGATGCCCACCGATCCGGCGACCACGAACTGGAGCACGTTCCAGAAGATCCCGCGACTGCACGATCTGATGGTGTCCAAAGGCGATCGGACGAAACCGATCTGGATCACCGAGTTCGGGGCACCCACCGGATCGGATTCCACGTCGATGTCGCGTGCCGCGCAGGCCGACTACCTAACCTCCGGCATCTCCGCCGCCCGCAAGCTCGGGTACGTCCCGGTGATCCTGATCTACTCGATTCGTGATTCGGGGACCGATCCGCGCGATCCCGAGCACAACTTCGGCCTGCTGACCGAGGATTTCGAACCCAAACCCGGGTATCGCGCGGTGCAGCGTCTCACTGATTCGGAGATTTGCTGA
- a CDS encoding acyl carrier protein: MQERIRQVLAAHGRMAADPLDIDSGADLYEQGLTSHASVNVMLALEDEFGVEFPDDAMKKATFASIASIERVLSDLTPEA; the protein is encoded by the coding sequence ATGCAGGAACGAATCCGCCAGGTCCTTGCGGCACACGGCCGAATGGCCGCTGATCCCTTAGATATCGACAGCGGCGCCGACCTGTACGAGCAGGGGCTCACCTCGCATGCGTCGGTGAACGTCATGCTGGCCCTTGAGGACGAATTCGGTGTCGAGTTCCCCGACGATGCCATGAAGAAGGCCACTTTCGCGTCGATCGCCAGCATCGAGCGTGTCCTGTCGGACCTGACACCGGAGGCATGA
- a CDS encoding amino acid--[acyl-carrier-protein] ligase, with amino-acid sequence MPNEAPHSDLSVARQAFRDELVVADLLIPMGIDGLYGRSGTFEAIVDDVDALVRRTGYRVHGEEPMVRRFPPVYPREAFERTDYIASFPNLTGAVSTFTGGDKQHRALLADRDAGLPWDGHLAAAGTMLVSAACHPVYATLPGILPDNGVLLDIYGYCFRHEPAVDPARMQAFRMHEYVFAGDAQRAQEHRDAWVGHGLAVLAHLGLSAAAMPANDPFFGRVGKMLATNQRADELKTELVVRLYGDLDDGTALVSANCHRDHFGETFGLRTADGAVAHSACVGFGMERIALALLRTHGTDPACWPADVRAALHR; translated from the coding sequence ATGCCGAACGAAGCTCCGCACAGCGATCTGTCCGTTGCGCGGCAGGCGTTCCGCGATGAACTCGTCGTCGCCGACCTGCTCATCCCGATGGGCATCGACGGGCTCTACGGTCGCAGCGGGACATTCGAGGCGATCGTCGACGATGTCGATGCGCTGGTGCGGCGGACCGGGTACCGGGTGCACGGCGAGGAACCGATGGTGCGCCGCTTCCCGCCCGTCTATCCACGGGAAGCGTTCGAGCGGACCGATTACATTGCGTCGTTCCCGAATCTGACCGGGGCCGTGTCCACGTTCACCGGTGGGGACAAGCAACATCGGGCGCTGCTGGCCGATCGTGACGCCGGTCTGCCCTGGGACGGTCATCTCGCCGCCGCAGGCACCATGCTGGTGTCGGCGGCGTGTCACCCGGTGTATGCCACGCTGCCCGGCATCCTGCCGGACAACGGTGTACTGCTCGACATCTACGGATACTGCTTCCGGCACGAACCGGCGGTGGACCCGGCGCGCATGCAGGCGTTCCGGATGCACGAGTACGTGTTCGCGGGAGACGCCCAGCGCGCGCAGGAGCATCGGGATGCGTGGGTGGGGCACGGCCTGGCGGTGCTGGCCCACCTGGGGCTCAGCGCGGCGGCGATGCCCGCCAACGACCCGTTCTTCGGGCGGGTCGGGAAGATGCTGGCGACCAACCAGCGTGCGGACGAGCTGAAGACCGAACTCGTCGTCCGCTTGTACGGTGACCTCGATGACGGCACTGCGCTGGTGTCCGCAAACTGCCACCGCGACCATTTCGGGGAGACGTTCGGGTTGCGCACGGCCGACGGGGCGGTGGCGCACAGCGCCTGCGTCGGGTTCGGGATGGAGCGCATCGCTCTGGCGCTGTTGCGCACCCACGGCACCGATCCGGCGTGCTGGCCGGCCGACGTCCGGGCCGCACTGCACCGCTGA